One segment of Pyrococcus sp. ST04 DNA contains the following:
- a CDS encoding FAD-dependent oxidoreductase, giving the protein MRPLDLTEKKGKKVEIFFEGKKLEAYEGEKLTVALLANGIYWLTTSTEGRKRGAFTFGPVPMVVDGIKNVDARKTKVREGMKVERQRYGEFQEEPVGEYSGKPKQVVVDVAVVGGGPAGIGATLEVQDYLTVALVEEKGWLGGDMWIKGVEQEGFKGSPQEVIKKLTSEFNENVTTFLGTSALGVFEKGEYFLVPAVRGNELIEIMAKRVILATGAVDSIMLFENNDMPGVFRRDFALEVMNVWEVAPGWNVAVTGSKAEEVIIELERWGIDYVHIPNVKRVEGSEKVEKVIDMNGNEYKVDALIFSDGRRPDINPITQAGGKLFFRRGYYRPVIDSLHRIKEGIYVAGSAVSIKPHYANYIEGRLAGAYILREFGFESEPCVYEEKLKEFEPEALQVPKIPFEKFNLADVQICGCDVSLKKVDDVVRRGIKDLQIIKRLTHLAMGFCQGRYCLFNGAVVVSQRTGVKLSEIDLPVARPPIKNVRMGVLARR; this is encoded by the coding sequence TTGAGGCCTCTTGATTTAACAGAAAAGAAAGGTAAGAAAGTGGAAATATTCTTCGAAGGTAAGAAGCTCGAAGCTTATGAAGGAGAAAAGCTTACCGTTGCTCTCCTGGCAAATGGAATCTACTGGCTAACAACGAGCACAGAAGGTAGAAAGAGGGGAGCATTTACCTTCGGCCCAGTACCGATGGTAGTTGACGGCATCAAAAACGTTGACGCCAGAAAGACAAAAGTTAGGGAAGGCATGAAGGTTGAGAGGCAGAGGTATGGTGAATTCCAAGAAGAACCAGTGGGAGAATATTCAGGTAAACCGAAACAAGTTGTGGTTGATGTGGCAGTAGTTGGAGGAGGTCCAGCTGGAATCGGGGCAACATTGGAGGTTCAGGATTACTTAACTGTAGCCCTTGTTGAAGAAAAGGGCTGGCTAGGAGGAGATATGTGGATTAAGGGGGTTGAGCAGGAAGGATTTAAGGGAAGTCCTCAAGAAGTAATCAAAAAGTTGACCTCAGAATTCAATGAGAATGTTACTACATTCTTAGGAACCTCAGCTCTGGGAGTATTTGAAAAGGGAGAGTATTTCTTAGTGCCTGCGGTTAGGGGAAATGAGCTAATTGAGATAATGGCTAAGAGAGTTATATTGGCAACTGGGGCAGTCGATAGCATAATGCTCTTTGAGAACAATGATATGCCTGGTGTGTTTAGGAGAGACTTCGCCCTTGAAGTCATGAATGTATGGGAAGTTGCCCCAGGATGGAACGTGGCTGTAACGGGAAGTAAGGCAGAGGAAGTCATAATCGAGCTAGAAAGATGGGGAATAGACTATGTCCATATTCCAAATGTTAAAAGAGTTGAAGGAAGTGAAAAGGTGGAAAAGGTAATAGACATGAACGGAAATGAATACAAAGTTGACGCCTTAATATTCTCTGATGGGAGAAGACCCGATATAAATCCGATAACACAGGCAGGAGGAAAGCTCTTTTTCAGGAGAGGATATTACAGACCTGTTATTGACTCACTTCACAGAATAAAGGAAGGGATTTATGTAGCTGGAAGTGCCGTGAGTATAAAGCCACATTATGCGAATTACATTGAGGGAAGGCTAGCTGGAGCTTATATCCTTAGGGAGTTTGGTTTTGAATCAGAACCATGTGTTTATGAAGAGAAGCTCAAAGAGTTTGAGCCTGAGGCTCTGCAGGTTCCAAAAATCCCCTTTGAAAAGTTCAATCTAGCGGATGTTCAAATTTGTGGTTGTGATGTTTCCTTGAAGAAGGTTGATGATGTTGTTAGAAGGGGAATAAAGGACTTACAGATAATAAAGAGGCTGACTCACCTAGCAATGGGGTTCTGTCAAGGGAGATACTGTCTCTTCAATGGGGCAGTAGTCGTTTCACAGAGAACTGGAGTTAAACTCAGTGAGATAGATCTTCCAGTAGCCAGACCCCCGATTAAGAACGTTAGAATGGGTGTTCTTGCTAGGAGGTGA